A single window of Anaerocolumna chitinilytica DNA harbors:
- a CDS encoding family 43 glycosylhydrolase, with protein MLKLLSGSIKVLTRSQKLFLIALFTIMLLAAPSAVCFAQNPVITSIYTADPSAHVWADGKIYIYASHDIDPNQGCDLMDKYHVYSSSDMVNWTDEGEILNASQVPWGRAEGGFMWAPDCAYKNGTYYFYFPHPSGTDWGNTWKIGVATSNKPASDFTVQGYIPGLESLIDPCVFQDDDGQTYLYYGGGGVCKGGKLKDNMMEIDGSMQTMTGLTDFHEATWVFKRNGLYYLTYADNHSDSTGDNRLQYATSTNPLGPWTSRGVYMDPTDSYCAHGSVVEYKGQWYQFYFDSSVSHNDWLRTTCVDKLNFNADGTIQKVIATTTGVPSVGPSPTPNPNLIKYEAENAVLGNGATVGTDSLASGGKCIQNLHLTNSYCQFNNINGGTGGRATIDIYYATNDTGAKIGLTLNGVDYSFLNTISTGGWNNYTGHTYLTVPLNPGTANTIKLTGGNGGVNIDYITISSFNEKGVSTAKYEAESGSLANGVVIANDSAASGGKCLQNMHLTNASCRINNIDGGSGGSRTLKISYASNEASTITVIVNGTPAGTLSCTATGGWSTFTGSIQKSITLNSGTNNNIQFVGGNGGINLDYITIQ; from the coding sequence ATGTTAAAGTTATTAAGCGGAAGTATCAAAGTATTAACAAGATCTCAAAAATTATTTCTAATAGCTTTATTTACGATTATGTTACTGGCAGCACCTTCTGCAGTCTGTTTTGCTCAGAATCCTGTTATCACAAGCATTTATACAGCAGATCCATCTGCACATGTTTGGGCGGACGGTAAAATTTATATTTATGCTTCCCATGATATTGACCCAAATCAAGGCTGTGATTTAATGGACAAGTATCATGTGTATTCTTCTTCGGATATGGTGAATTGGACCGATGAGGGTGAAATATTGAATGCAAGCCAAGTGCCTTGGGGAAGAGCAGAAGGCGGTTTCATGTGGGCACCTGATTGTGCCTATAAAAATGGTACCTACTATTTCTACTTCCCGCATCCAAGTGGTACCGATTGGGGTAATACCTGGAAGATTGGAGTTGCTACCAGTAATAAACCAGCCAGTGATTTTACAGTGCAAGGGTATATTCCAGGACTTGAATCTTTGATTGATCCTTGCGTATTTCAGGATGATGACGGTCAGACCTATCTGTATTATGGAGGCGGCGGTGTCTGCAAAGGTGGGAAACTGAAAGATAATATGATGGAAATAGACGGATCAATGCAAACGATGACGGGGTTAACGGATTTTCATGAAGCGACCTGGGTATTTAAGCGAAATGGCTTATATTATCTGACCTATGCAGATAATCATTCGGATTCAACCGGAGATAACAGACTGCAATATGCTACCAGTACCAATCCGTTAGGACCATGGACTTCCAGAGGAGTATATATGGATCCGACAGATAGCTATTGTGCTCATGGTTCTGTAGTGGAATATAAAGGGCAGTGGTATCAATTCTACTTTGACAGCTCTGTTTCTCATAATGACTGGTTAAGAACTACCTGTGTGGATAAGCTAAACTTTAATGCAGATGGGACAATACAAAAGGTTATAGCAACTACCACCGGTGTACCATCCGTAGGACCGTCGCCAACTCCTAATCCGAACCTGATTAAATATGAAGCAGAGAATGCTGTTTTAGGAAATGGTGCAACCGTTGGAACCGACAGCTTGGCATCGGGTGGAAAATGTATACAGAATCTGCATCTTACCAATTCTTATTGCCAATTTAACAATATAAATGGAGGCACCGGTGGCAGAGCAACAATTGATATCTATTACGCTACCAATGATACAGGTGCGAAGATAGGTTTAACGTTAAATGGAGTTGATTATTCATTTCTGAATACAATTTCTACCGGGGGATGGAATAATTATACCGGCCATACATATCTGACTGTTCCGCTGAATCCAGGTACCGCCAATACAATTAAACTTACCGGCGGAAACGGTGGTGTAAATATTGACTATATCACCATCAGTTCCTTTAATGAGAAGGGAGTTTCAACAGCAAAATACGAGGCAGAGAGCGGGAGCCTTGCAAATGGTGTGGTTATTGCGAATGATAGTGCTGCATCAGGAGGAAAATGTTTGCAAAATATGCATCTTACCAACGCCTCCTGTCGGATTAACAATATCGATGGTGGCAGCGGCGGAAGTAGGACATTAAAGATTAGTTATGCTTCCAACGAGGCATCAACGATTACAGTAATTGTGAACGGGACTCCTGCAGGAACGCTCAGTTGCACAGCTACCGGCGGTTGGAGTACTTTTACCGGCAGTATTCAAAAATCTATTACATTGAATTCCGGGACAAATAATAATATTCAATTTGTAGGTGGAAATGGAGGCATTAATCTGGATTATATAACGATCCAGTAA